CTTGATAATTTGGAGTTCATGCAATGGATGAAGCGGTACTGCGATTCTGTCGACGGGGGCACGATGCACaagtaagttttatttttgcccACATTTTCTTGTTTTCGACGAGATTAGtgttaaaataattaacaattgTCTCTAAAGCttaaaccaataaaataaaattagtgaatttaattatttttttagtactcCCTTTCACATGCGAGCCTGGACAGCATATATACTCCACCAACAGGAAaagaatttgatattttaattacacctcatttatttcttttcattttgttatttgaatctagattaaaaatttcagaatatgatattattgtataatttaaaagaaaataaattcaatcaactaaggtaatcatgtaaattaattcaaaataaattcaattttataaaactgactcaaagagcaaaagaatgtcaatttttataaaattaaatttatttttaattaaattacattattacgttaattgattgaatttattttttgcaataaTATCATATTGTGAGATTCttaatccaaattcaaagaGCAAATGGGATAAAAAGAACTGGGTAGTAAAGTAGTAATAAAGGAAGTGTTAGGATATCATTATCCAACTACTATTAagttttatgtataataatcgAATGTTTCAAAATCTGAAGATAGTACGAGatgaatttaatcatttaaattatattctctaACAATTTGGATACACATTGTCATTTGCTTAGGTTTTATGGATATATGTGTGGAATTTCTCAATAGGTGCACATTCTGTTATATTGtctttcatttatatttgaGAGTTTAGTTACCTATACACCTGTTTTAGAAATGCTTTTGACGAAACCATGGTTATACAGTGGGGGAGTAAGACTATTTTGCAGCTTCTATGAAGACTCATTATAGACTCATTAAGCTTTCTGAAGTTGGCAAAGCTTTTAACTTGGTGCAGACCTTCTCTTTTACCTCTTTAAGCAAACTTATTCAAATACCTAGATAGTTTGTATTTGGCatttttattaagtaaaggaCAATGTTATTTTCCTGTTGTCATTCTTGAACTATATGAACTTCATACTCAATGttgaatatgaaaatgtgaATTTATATGCATACAGACCTTTTAAATTGTGTAACTAGACCGACATATGTAGGTTTGAATGACTTGCTTGTTCTTTCTTATAGAGAAGAGTTAGATTTTATGTTGTAATGGTGTAAAATGCTAGGTACAATGCCTTGGAGAGGAGAGAGGCATGCAAGGGAGGCAAAGATGCAAGCAAGAAAGCTGTTTTATCACAATCTTCAACCAAAAGTTCCACAGCTGCCCCTAAAGCTCAGTCCTCCAACAATGCTCGAAGAAATGATGCGTCTTCTGCACCAAACCCTTCAAATCCGACGTTGAAGGCCTCAAGACCCACATCTAGTGGAGGCCCGGCATATGATAAAGAGGTACGAAGTCAGTGTAGGAAGGGAAATTTTGGTTGCGTTGAAGGTCTAATTCTAATCTTGATGCAGATCACGGATTTAAAGCTATCAGTGGACAGCCTTGAGAAGGAGAGGGATTTCTACTTTGGGAAATTGAGGGACATTGAAATTTTGTGCCAAAGTTCTGAGATAGAAGATTCACCTGTATGTTCTCAAAAGTCAAATGTATTTTGTGGCTTTCTCAATCATCGGTACCAAGAATTGAAATTGATGAGTTGCACTCTTTTTGTAGGTTGTTGAAGCCATTAAGAAGATTCTTTATGCTGCGGATAATGATGCATCAGTGGTGGCAGAAGCTCAAGCCATGCTGTCTCATCGAAAGAAGGAAGCTGAGGCCTTGAGTCTCAGAGTTGAGGTTTCAGGGGAAAGAAACAATTCAGAAACACAGAAGAGAAAAAACATTGTGAATTTTGATGTCGATGCTGTTGGCATTACAACATTGTCACCAAGGCAAAGAGTTTCTGATGCTTCCGATGTTCATTGCAGTGGGTCACCCCTTATGACTTACTGATTATCCcttttttctcataaatataatcTCGTGTCCATCTTTACAGAATCTTCCTGCTAGGGACATGGGATTTATACATACGTGCTCTTTCAGAGCACAAAGTCATTTACTTGGAAGATGTAACAACGATATCCTCTACTTTTTGGTGCTGGGTACTCTACTTGAATTTCTTTACATATTGATGTCATATGGTGTAAGGTGAGAACCttaaaatgttgtttttttagTACTTTACATAACAGGTTATCCACAGGCATAGCCATATTATCTCTTTTATCCATAAACGCATCACCTGCAGAACTGAATTGTCGATTTTTATGAGTTTGAGAATATGAAAGTCAACATGGAATTGTTTGGATTTGTTGTTATATTTAGAACCCGAACATAGAAACATTTTTAACACACCTTTGCATCTTCTTCATTAAACAGCAGTGCTCTgtatttttacagaaaaaaatTACAGCCACATTTTGTTGATCTATCTTTTTTCTCTGGATATGGCCATCTTGTCTATATCACCTCAAACAACAAAATTCATCatactaaaatgaaaaattacgaTTCATATCTTAAAGTTGAgactgttgatgtcgtgtttcgtggCTTAGGCAACTCCACGCTGTTGAGCTTGGTCTGGATCCTATTGAGAAAGAGAATGAGGGGCTCTGGGGCCGTGGtacctccgatgcttaagttagttgTTGGGATGGAaagaaagagataaatattCAATCAAAGAGAGTTCTGAGTTGAAATATGAAAGGGTCTGAACCCTTCCCTCAGCCAAGGGAGGGGGTATTTATACTTGGCCGGGACGAGTCCCGAGGTAGAGGTAGTGGGTGTACAACTCCATAATGGGGTCGGGTGTCCTTGCCAACTCCTTGTTGTGCTGCAAACTTGTCAGGCCTGATTGTGGTTGTCACTGACACCCCAGGAGGTACGTCGTGGCGTGCCGAGTTACAAGATGCATTAAATGCAGCGTGGTTCCTATTGTGTTGTGTCCGTCTCCGTTCTATTAAATGCGACGTGGTTCCGGTTAGGTACATCCATCCTTCTGACCTGTCCGAACGCCAAGGTTCAAAGATAAGGGATGTTCCTGATTGTTGGCCAGTTGTGGTGTCAAACTGtcttgctttctttttctttccttttgtcaGTGTGCTTTGCCCGATCATTTTCCCTCCTAGCCCAACCCAACCCTTGTCTTCGAGCCTCGTGGACAGGGCCCACTCCCTCGGCCCGACCCCGGAGATTACTCCCCTCCCAGAGACAATATAGTATCTAGACCATTAAAGTTGAGACAGGTATATCCTTCAACTACCAAAATAGTATAATGTATACATTCTATTAAAGATTTAATCCTTATACTTGTATTAcgtcaccttttttttttatctatcttaactatataaatttgatgaaaatattttataataatcaaAGGTAATTAGGGTgctatttaattattatgttgTTGATTATAAGGAAAgatgagaaaataattaatagccAAGAAAAgcattaaaaattttacaaatttattacGGCGCTATTTAATTACTTTCTGGTAGGAGTATAAGAAGCTGGCCGTAAGTAAAGAGTGCAGATGTGCAAGCATTATTGCTTCCTATAATGCAGCCTTAACTTTACAGCAAGCATTGTCTGAGACAAACGTATGGTTCATTGTTAAATGGGgacttttatcatatttgacCAGCAAGCTGAGTACTTGAAGGTTCAAAAAAGTAAGCAATGCAGTTCCCGGTGTCACGATCTTTACCATGATAGCTGGATGCGAGGGTTATTTCTGATTTTAAGGACCTCTTGCAGTTGCCGGAATTTGGTATTGTCGACAAAAATATGTATCCTTATTCCTACGCTCACCTTTTCGCTGGGAGTAATGTTACATCAAGCTGAGCTTTGCAAATGTCATGcattcttttttaagaaaaatgaaatttattattaaaaaagttaatttttttatgtgaatgttatatttacttacttttttcaaaaaagatatGTAACTctttcacactctataactgtaaatatcatttcttttttatgagaTTACTTTTTGCATGATCCTTGACATCTACACAAGCAATtccttgtgtgtgtgtgactcTTGTTCATACGAGATTATCTTGTCTTATTATACAAGAAAATCCTAGCTCGATTAAGAAAATGAGCAGTGCTACTTTACCTCTCAGAGTGCACCACTTTATCTTATCgttagttcaatttttttttaatttttttattcatatttttttatcattttaaaacatttttaaaaaatataaaagaaaaatcaatacattaataatttctttcttaactattaaataaaaaaaaataaaatacataaggcATCAAGATGAGGGGTAAATGAAATGGacaagtagcatttttttttttttttaaatttacaaacgTTGTCGATGCAATTACACCTGCGACCATCTCCTTGTCTTGTGGGAGAATGAGATTTGGTAAAATCGCAAAGGTATTCCGATGTTGAAGTTATACTTAgtatattaattcaaaaatgaaaggaaaaaatggagAGCCTCTGTAGGGTTTATCTTTCTCATTGTTCATATATCATGGGAAGCGTAGTATAGCGTCCATTCCCTTCTACCTAGACTTTCGTGGTCTAATACGGTAATGTCCCCTTGTCTCTAGTTCGGGACATTAAATACGGTAACCCTTTTAGGCCTGGTTTGACTACCAACAAAATCGAGTTGGTATGCTCATTATGCTCGAATTGATCATTACGGGACCGTACCCTATTGGTATATGGCCAGCTGGGTTGACCTAAATTTAGGATCCACCTAGGTCGGCCGGTCTTGACTGTAGGAGGACAGGGTCAGTTGGCCCAATTGACGAGCCCAAAGGGAGTGTTTATATCCGTCACATGACTCTCACATGGTTGTAGCCTTTAGTCGCCCGTGGTCCTCTGTTGTGTTGCTATGTTGGAAACATAGGAGAATACGCGATGTTGTAAATTGCTGTTTGAGATTGACCAGAAAACACGTTCGTAATTCAACTCCACATTACAAGAAAACAGTCGAATGAAGAAGATAGGCCAAATTGTGGTCCTCTATCATTACTCAATGGTGAAAATTGGAAAAAGCTCATGTATATAAGGGTAAGAgagtataaaaataagaaggCATGTGAAACTCACGCGAGGGAGAACAACGTGGGAGTCCTATTTTTTTGACAAGAGAGATGTTGCCAACAACTTCTAGCTGTTCCCAACGACTTGGGAATCATGTTGTCTCCCTTGTACCATGTACAATTCTTCGAGTAAAAGAAAGTCACCCTTAACGAAAGTAAAAGAGAGAAAGCAAAGTCACCATGCACTATTTATTTCGGATCTTCACTGGTTACCCATCCATCAACTGTTTAGTGGGATTTGACAATGATCTTAACAGCTTTAACTCTTTTGGGCAACTGGTGTTTGACAATTCTAAGAGCTACATTCTTAGTTAATGCATCAAAATTTGgttcttttcttcctcctcctcctcgacATATTTACATGCCAAACAGGGATGTTTTGCCCATccttttaacaaaaaaagaaattgctGGGGTCGTTAGagattttaatcattatttttagaCAAAAGTAAGATATTCTCTCAATTTTCTATTCAAACTTGCAAGTCCCGAACATAAGAGAGCTAgacatataaaataactattacAGTATTTATTACTCTCGTAAATAATGTTACATGTAATCGTAAAATACATAAGTAccgtacagtcgttttaaaaaatagaagagtttattattaaaaaatttatttttttatgtatttattttttcttaaagtaATTACACGACGCTTGGACAATcactattactattactatattttacttttgaaataCTATACCattataaaacaagaaacaatTGACCCATCAGGCACTAGTGCCGCAAGTCAATCAAACGTAATTAGCAGGTTCATGTTTAACCACTCTGGCATAAGCAAATAACAATTGGACAAAAGACGATTGAGGACTGTTTCTTTGATGATAATGGTTTTGAGTCTTGACAccttggttttggttttttatgtaaattcaaGACGATGATTACAATCATGGTTTTCCTCCAGAGgtttctataataaaaaaaaaagttctacgcctttgaaaaataaaaaaaaggactgTTTCTTTGACCAGGCAGAGCCTCTTCCATGGGGACTAAATGATTGGTGAGACAATGGAATTGTCACTTTCATAAAGTGGTGCATGCCACCTGCCTATTCCTACAATCCTACCTATTATGCTCATCAATTCCCCCACCCAACACACGAACAGTCCAGGAAAAAAGGACTGCTGTAGGATTATAACcagaattatataaattaattttataaattaatataattttatatgatctattttataattaaaataattttataatctaataaatcaCATAAAGTTATAGTTTAAGAgattagttttatataattcattatttctcaaaaattaaatgcaGAAGCACCACAACATTCCATAAACACACCCACATTCGTGTCTAGACTaacaaaaatctaaaagatGGCTTAGCTTGCAATAGCTTTTTCTTCAGTgttaaatgattaaatgagcaattttattttcactatGAGTTAGAAAAGAACGAAAAACATGTAAACCAATAGATTAGTTATGATGGGAAAGACAAGTCAAACTATAACAAACTTAAAGCGAAAAAGGTAGAGCAGTGCGTCAAGAACAAAACAACCCTCACAAAAGAGGGAAGAAAAGTACCCATCTATTCATGGTCCACCATCAAAATCTCCACTATTCTTCAACCTTTAACCTTTTACAGGTTTCTCTGTGGTTAAAGCAATCAAAACTCATTATCACAACCGATTTTTTCTTTCCCGGCACTATTGTTCTTGTACAAATTTCCTAGAAGACCGTTTCTAATACAAGTTCTAAAGATTAGCCAACTTCCCAAATTTGTATTCTCAGCCTGGCTCCACCTTTTCTATGTTTTACAAGGGTTGTGTGCAGTTCGAAGGACCAAAATGCAGCCAATTTGGATTGAAagatgagattatttattaatatcagtgagatttatgagttaaaatttataaatagtaatgaaatgagttgagataatttctttttcatctctaaatccaaaccggCTCTAAATCTTATATGtttccttttcatttatataGATTTCCTTAAATTACTCATTCTACAGAGAAAATAAGACAGTCTTATCAACCAGTAATACAGCACAACATTTACTTTAAAGCTAATCTACCTCTGTTGGTAGCGAAACTGTATTGTTAAATCCACATCTTAATTAGTGCCCCGTGCAGAAGAGAATGAATGATGTGGAGAAGAAATTCCACGAAGCACATCATATGCAAAGACCTGTTGTGTAAAGCTGGAGAAACTCGACTTCCCGAAACATACATGATATAAAAAACATTACTAATAAAATGCATTCGTTTAGTTACCCTTTCAATCCACAAtcaaaaactgaaattaaagAACAAGCTACTGCACATAATTGGCAGACTTGATATGATGTTTGAACAGGGCACTCCTAATTCATTTGAATGGCAGCAAGTCAGGGCATAATTAGATGACCAACCTGTTTAATTTACCCATTCAAACAAAAGTGGGGAAGGTAAAAGTAAGGATCTAATGCCATTCTAGTCAAGGCACTAAAATATTTGTCAACCATTCCCAGTCAAGCTTATGAAATACAAAGAACAGATGGAACGTGTATTGTCTAACTCAAAAGACATGcctacaatattttatttaaattaggcAGTTCAAGAAGAGAGGCAAAGAGAAATGTTTCTGCGCAGGAGCAGATTGTCAGCGAGCATAGACTTGGTTGTTGCTTACTAAGACTTTTGCTATTGAGTTTGACCCTTCTGAAAGAGCTCTCCAATCCAGTTACCTAATTTGAAGACTTGATTATTCTAGACCGAACCGGTTGAGAATCTCAATGTATCTATCCCCTGGACAACCCAACCCCCTTCATGGGGGGGTCCAGAAGTAACGAACCACTTAACATCACTGTGCGCAGCACTATGAAACAAGTCTGGTAAAGAAGCAcattcacttttctttttattccaaGACCACCATAGAACCCCCCAACCCAAATCAGAAAATGGGGTGTAAGATGTGATCTCCATACTCATTAATATAGATTCAGCAGAATGCAATACTAAATCATGGAACACAACATAATTGCAAGTTACAAAAAAGATACTACCAATAATATGAAGAAGAGGAAATTTATGATACCATGTTTACTAGTAGACATTAAGACAATGAAAGATTAACGAGTGCTACCAAGAACACCCACAGACACGGTTTAGTGAAGGCAACCGCATCTGCTGATCCTGTGCTCTGCTCCTTTTGAAAGAAGGCTCTGGGGATGATGATGCCACAGCCCATGAGTCATTAGAGCTATCACAGCTGAAAGATGCATCAATAACGCCATTTGGGCTGCCCGGTGCTGACAGATGCTTTCGCTTGTTACTTCGATTATGATTGTGGCCATGGCTCTCAGATATTTCCTGGATAAGCTTGTAGCACTCATTTAGTTTTTCCTGTTAAAGGAACCATCAAAGCCTTAACTAATAAACCATGGAGTTTGGCACGTCTTCACAAAAGTAGGAGCgccattaatatatagaaaCCAATATAATTAGATACTCACCTCACTGATTTTAAGAACATTAGTAAGCTGGTTCTGATATTCCAGGGGATTATATGGCTCAACATCTTCAATAACATGAAGCATTGTTGCAGTAGCTAATACCGACGGAAGATAGCTCATAACCCTCGAATCTGGAACCAAAGCccaatattgagaagataagaTTACAAATTGAGGAAATCACAAATGAATACGACTCTTTCCTTCGGTATCTGCCACTGAAGGACCATGTCATTGACTAGAAATAAAGCAAAGAACTCGTTAACAGCTTACCGGCAATGACAGAAACAATAAGGCGCTCACACCTCCACAGAAACTCCCAATGCAAGTGGGTCTTCAAACCAAGCCTCCTGATGATGTGATCAAAGAAGGAAATTGGGGTCACCGGATTCATCCTCCATTGAAGAGTGGACAGCACTAGAAGCTCCATTCTCTGAATAGTCTTTGCTTCAAACACATACTTTGATTCCTCCACCTGAAACAACATAGAACCCCCCCACATTTTAACGTTAGGAAAGGTTCAAGAAACCCACATTATGGCATTTAACCAATCATCCTGATTGCATAATAAATCCCACATACTTGCAAGTCTAAGAGAAGTGGCACTTGGGTCTCCTCCACCTTGGCAGCCAGAGAAAGACAAGCCACGGTGGCGAGATGGCTCATCCAGGGCTTGTCCCGCTGGAACATCAGGCCAGAAGCAAACCTATCGAAGTAATTCACAGCGAGAAAAGCGGTCAAAGCAGAGAACCCATAGTGCGCCTTAACCCTCAAAATCCAATCCACAGCCTCTTTCCGAGCTACCATCAAAGGTCCATCTGAGATCAGACTGCTCAGACAAACATGGGTTTCTCCTTCTTTAATAATTAGGGACACAAGCTCATCATTATCCCAAACCATGTCATTCTCTACCAAAACTGAACGGAAAAGTGAGTGCTTTTTCACATACTCATCAGCATTCTTCCTCCCTTCTTCCTCGAtaccatcttcttcctcaaaacTCTCCTCCTCACAGAAGAGACCATCAAGGACCATTTGAGGGCTTTGTAGCTGTTGGGTTTCTTCTTCCTGCAGAGCCATCTTCTTCTGAGAAGAAGAGGTTGAAGCCTCTGCTCATTATACAATGAAAGTTTCAAAACTTGAACGCAGCCCCATATCAAAATTCTTCCTCAGCAAATTGTctgagagagcgagagagagagagagagggagagccaGACGAAGAAAGCAGACGAAGGGTTTTATCTGAGAAGCCTTCCACGCCTGTCCTTTCTTTCCTAgtttcccgtgttttcctttctttttgttttcatttctctcCACTATTCAACTCCTAATATATATGGATTCCACTGTAGATATTATGGGCAAAATGGGGATGTTTGGAGCGCAGGAAAGTGGAATAAATGTAGGAAAGTATTTGTGTAACGTAGCATTGGCCGAGTATTTGCGAGAAAAATAAGCCAAAATCCCTTCAACCCCTATTAAAGAGGAAAAGACACTCTATACAGGCTGTTCTGCTGCTCAGTCTTTCCTTCAGAGCCTCAGACAAAAGGAAaagtttgataaattttttggCGTTATCTTCTTTCatcgtcatttttttaattgttagatttttaattttactctttttaattttagcttccttttcattaaaaatctgACTTGTCCAaggaaatttcttttttttaataaaaaaaaattatgtcaataTTAATACGCAATTTGATACAAATTACTTATATCTAGAAAGGCTCATCCAAATTACGCAATTGTGGAGTCCGATTGTTTGGTGATTGTGCAAGAATTGAAAGCTGTTTAGGAGTCCTTTTGTTTTAATGGAAATTTAAGTAGAGAGGTTAAAAGTCTAATGGGTCTATTCCAAGAAGTGAGTGTTGAGCATGTTTATAGGGAAGGCAATGGCGTGGCTCATTGTTTAGCTAGGCATGCTTGGAATGTGTTGAATGTTCATATGTGGTGGGGTGTTATTCCCGAATTTGCTGAACAGGCCTTGTGGTTTGATCATGCTGCTTTGTAAGGTTGTTCTAAGATAGtggaatgaaattatttctgtttatcaaaaaaaaaaaaaaaaggctcatccaaaaataatcataattttgttatataaattgaattttaaaataaaaaattttattattttctatttttcattatctttaGACACATAGCACTACTCCTTTATAATAGCATAAGCAGTGCATGTAACGGAAAGACTTTAGAATATCATATTATTCTTCCATTTATATGTTAGAAGTTTGGTGCACGCGCATTAAGGAGCAGTGGGATTGCTACTTTAGGACCGCAAAGACGTTGAATggatgaaaaaggaaaatgatagtacgAGTGTCGTATCcgttcgttttttttttaaccggTTAAAgatgtgattattaataaattttttattttttatttttttaataataaaggacttttaaaaaatatttttaaaaaattcaattacacTTATTTTATGCATATTTGGGATGCACATTTGTTCCCTAGTATTGTCCGAAGGAAAAATGTACAAATGCGCGACactaaagaaaaaagattgagtaatgatatatatatatatatatctaatattttttacaatctttttataactatattttaaaatgagaatattgatacaagtgatgttatttttataagttattttataaaattagaccatatttaaaatatagttatgcaaaaaattataaaaatggtcGGTAGTTGGTATTATATGTCTATAAAAAGTTGGTTTTACGTGAGatgataataaattgaaatgagataaattaagatcaaaatgaaaaattaaataaaatattatttaatattatatttattttaaaatttgaaaaaattaaattatttattatattttgtatagaaattttaaaaagttcatataatgattatatgatgtgaaataaaataacttgaactctccgtttagatgttgaattgagttgagatgaattaaattctttataaaaatagtgAGTTGTAATGATAGAGTAAGTTTTATAGAGCCtatctaagatgaatttatatatatttaaatgttaaaataagtttatatatttatgagaagttaaaaaaattatgaattctaCGTATAAATAGATattgtgttaaaaaaattgtgaattttatgtatataaaatttttaaattaagatgaatttaataatttttaaattaagtatCTAGATGTAATATTtagcttaaaattagaaatttgttCCAAACGGCCTAAATCGAAACGCTAATCGCAATCGGCTGACAGTGATACAGTCACTCGCTCGTTCTCGGGTTTTCGTGAATTTGAAAACGTGTACCAATTAAACCGTTGGATGGTCAACCAGCCTGACGACATGGGTCAGCCCACTGTGCTCGTTTGTCCATTGGAAAATGCTGCGTCCACCAATGATGCAGAACGACAAAGTTAtcaattcatattttattttattttttatttaattaataatgaaatatttttaaatgaatttgtaaatttttaaaatatatatatataaaggatttaaaaatgcttgaaaaaaatataaaattaaaaagtacattttaCACTCGGTAAGAATCCTGGTAAGAATCCTCAAGGCCACTCTCGATGATCCTAGGAGAACCCTTATCCATTTGAGTAataacacattttataatatatcttacaacacattttaaaataaaaatatttttataaaataatattat
This window of the Juglans regia cultivar Chandler chromosome 12, Walnut 2.0, whole genome shotgun sequence genome carries:
- the LOC108979249 gene encoding microtubule-associated protein RP/EB family member 1C-like isoform X2 — protein: MATNIGMMDSAYFVGRSEILAWINSTLQLNVAKVEEACSGAVQCQLMDAVHPGMVPMHKVNFDAKSEYEMIQNYKVLQDVFNKLKITKHIEVNKLVKGRPLDNLEFMQWMKRYCDSVDGGTMHKYNALERREACKGGKDASKKAVLSQSSTKSSTAAPKAQSSNNARRNDASSAPNPSNPTLKASRPTSSGGPAYDKEITDLKLSVDSLEKERDFYFGKLRDIEILCQSSEIEDSPVVEAIKKILYAADNDASVVAEAQAMLSHRKKEAEALSLRVEVSGERNNSETQKRKNIVNFDVDAVGITTLSPRQRVSDASDVHCSGSPLMTY
- the LOC108979249 gene encoding microtubule-associated protein RP/EB family member 1C-like isoform X1, with translation MATNIGMMDSAYFVGRSEILAWINSTLQLNVAKVEEACSGAVQCQLMDAVHPGMVPMHKVNFDAKSEYEMIQNYKVLQDVFNKLKITKHIEVNKLVKGRPLDNLEFMQWMKRYCDSVDGGTMHKYNALERREACKGGKDASKKAVLSQSSTKSSTAAPKAQSSNNARRNDASSAPNPSNPTLKASRPTSSGGPAYDKEVRSQCRKGNFGCVEGLILILMQITDLKLSVDSLEKERDFYFGKLRDIEILCQSSEIEDSPVVEAIKKILYAADNDASVVAEAQAMLSHRKKEAEALSLRVEVSGERNNSETQKRKNIVNFDVDAVGITTLSPRQRVSDASDVHCSGSPLMTY
- the LOC108979248 gene encoding cyclin-D3-2-like — translated: MALQEEETQQLQSPQMVLDGLFCEEESFEEEDGIEEEGRKNADEYVKKHSLFRSVLVENDMVWDNDELVSLIIKEGETHVCLSSLISDGPLMVARKEAVDWILRVKAHYGFSALTAFLAVNYFDRFASGLMFQRDKPWMSHLATVACLSLAAKVEETQVPLLLDLQVEESKYVFEAKTIQRMELLVLSTLQWRMNPVTPISFFDHIIRRLGLKTHLHWEFLWRCERLIVSVIADSRVMSYLPSVLATATMLHVIEDVEPYNPLEYQNQLTNVLKISEEKLNECYKLIQEISESHGHNHNRSNKRKHLSAPGSPNGVIDASFSCDSSNDSWAVASSSPEPSFKRSRAQDQQMRLPSLNRVCGCSW